AGTAACCAAATAATAATAATAATAATAATAATAATGTTTGATAGAATTACCTCAACGTCGTTAAGGAAAATGAACTTCCAGCCATGGAGGTGAGCACGAACAGCAATGTCCATATCCTCGACGGTAGTTCTCTCGAGCCAACCACCAGAATCTTCCAAAGCCTTGATCCTCCAGACGCCAGCTGTCCCATTGAACCCAAAGAAATTCAAGAAGACGCTGTTGACTTGCTGCTCAACCTCAAAGTGAAACGCCAAGTTAATGTTCTGCAACCTCGTCAACAAGTTCTCTTCCTTGTTCACGAACGACCATCTCGCCTGCACCAGACCTAGCTCCTCATTGTCCTTAAAGTGAGGAATCGTCTTCTTGAGGAAGTCAGGTAAAGGCTGAAAATCAGCGTCGAAGATAGCAACGAATTCGTAGTCTTTGACGTAGCTGCAGTTCATTGCAGACTTGAGATTCCCAGCTTTGTAGCCTTCTCTGTTCACGCGGTGACGATACACGATTCGTGCACCTCCCTTCTGCCATTTGTGAACCTCTTCTTTGATCAAACTCTGCGTGATGGGATCATCGGAATCATCGAGAACTTGAATCAGAATCTTCGTTTTCGGCCAGTCTAAGTTGCACACAGCCGCAATTGACTGCTGATAAACCTGTCCAAATAAAAATAAAAAAATCAATTTAAGATTTTTGTCGTACAAAATTGTTTTCGTGGTTACCTCTTTTTCGTTACACATGGGAATCTGAACAAGAACCATGGGAAGGAAGCATCCACTCTCGCCGGTTTCTAGATCGGAGATTGCGGTTTTGGGAACCGGTTTGATTTTATTGAACCGGATCCAGAAACAGCCTAGGCAGAGGATGAGCCGGTCCAGGCTTTGAATAAGGAAGAGGACGATGCAAGCGTTAGCTAGAAACTGAAGCGGAGGAGCAAGGTAGCCAACACGGAGCAGGACCCAGTGAGTGTAAACCCAATCGAAGAAACCATAAGGCAACTGAAGCTGAAGCGAAAGCTTCGGTGTTTCGAAATGCCATCCTTTGAAATACGCAGCCGTTTCGAAAGCTAGAAGCATTAGCGAAAGCAATAGAAACACTTTCAAGCACGAATACAAGAACCTCGGTTTCGATTCGGCAATGGCCGGAGAAGAAGAGGACGAGATCTCAGTGTCAGTACGGCCAGCAGCGATACGACGGCGCACGGCGGTTCCGAGAGCGATTAATGCTGAGCCGAGGGAGGTGAGACAGCCTGCGGCACGGTGGGCTTTGAGGAGGAGAACCCAAGTGAGCTGTCTCGCGTTCTTGTTGCGAGATTTCTCACGGCGGCCTTCCACGAGAAAATCTTGCTCAGACGGTGATTCGAGTTCCACCATTGACCAGTTGTTAGGGTTCTCCATTTTGACCACCACCGGAGTACCTTTGCGGTTGTTTCCTTTCGCCCACCATTCGAACTTTGGTGCCATTTTAGATAGAGAGATAGAAAGAGATATGGGAAAGAAGGGATGTCAAAAGAGCTACAAATCGGATCTCAGTGACAGCAATAAGATCAAAGCAGTGACACGTGTATTACTGTGAAGAGAAGAAAAAAAAAAAACACTTATTTCTTTCCTGAAAGACTCGATTCACAGGTTTCAAAGAAAAATGAGGAAGTTTAAAAGACGAGGAGAGAGAGAGAGAGAGCGAGAGACAAGACAAGAAAGTGGTAACAGCTCAACACGTTCTTTTGCAATATTTTAAAAGAATATATTGAGAGAAACCACACACAATGGTCGAATTGTTTAATATTCCCCCAGATCAATTAGCTCTTGGGAAAAAAAAGGAAACGGATAATACGATCGGTAGTGATTAAAAAGCCTGTTTGGACACAAACAAGAGAGATACGGAAAGCAGCTGTCTTTTACCAAATTTCTTGGCCTTGTTCTTCCAAAAACACCACTCTTAAATCTCCAAACATTATGCCATAGGATCTTTGATTATTCCGCGTGTGATACTAACCAGATATAGGAGGATTCACCTCGAGTTAATGATCACACGCGAAAGGAAGAAGGATTGGTAAGAACTAAAAATGAAAATATCGTAATAGTATCGAACAATATCCGCAAAGACACCGTGGGGATGAAGAATGTAAAAATAGAAAGTAAATGGATTTGAGATTTGGATTTTCTGTTTTTTTACTGTGATTAAATCTTTAATGAGTGGCGGAGAGAGAAAGAAAAGACCAAGTCTCTTGTTACACCGTTCATTTAGTTGTTTGCCTCCGAATATAGTGCTTTTTTGTTTTTCTTTAAACCTTTTCACCCATTCATTCTTTTGGTCAAATTTATAATTAACGTAGTAGTTTCGCAAGGGTTTCTTCTCCTTCTCCTTAATTCCTTGTTACTACCTTCTCAATCTAGTCCTTATTAGGCATGGATATAATAACCGATAACCAAACTCAAACCCAAACTTGACCGGAAGTAAACAAACTCAGTTTAGATGCAGTTATTGCTAAATAGCCGACAAAGTTTTGTATTGAACAAGTTTGGATATCTGAATCCACTCGATTTTATCCAAAATCCACAGTTTTACCCAAAGTTACCCAAATATATATATGTACCTTAACCTAAATCTACATTTCTCATCTTCCATTCATTGTAACCGAACTCGTGTAATCATTTAAGTTTATGAAATTTACGATTTCAAAGTCAATCCAAATATGTCACTTAAATTAATCAAACTGGACACCACAAAAAAAACTTACTCGCTTCAGCCTCTTCTCTATCAACTATGAGGAAGAAGAAATCACAGGTGATTTCATCTTCAAATATATTCAAATTTTTTTATTTTTGTTTGTGTTTCCATTAAGTGATTTAGTACTTGTTGCCTTAATTTTTTTACCATTATTAATTTTTTATAACAGTTACATTTATTTGCTTAATATATTTTTTCCAAATAATATATATAATAATAATATTTTTAAAACGAAAACATATTATATATAACATGGTTTATCAAAAAGAAATTCTTTTGAAAATATATTTTAATAAAGTCAAAAATTTAGAAAAATAGATCTCTATAATACTATTTGAGAGTTACTTTCTTATGTATTGTGTTCATGTTATATTTTACGACAACTAATAATATAAATTCACTTAATGAACTGAAAATATTATATATAATTATAGTTGGAAATAATTAATTCATGAAGTCATTCCTTCTACTTATAGCATGACGCCGACCTTCTCCTCCTATTTAAACAACTTTTGGCCTCCGGTTCGCGTTTTCCTTCTGACTCCAGATAAAATGGAAAACTTCTACCAAATGGACACATTTATATAATTCAGGATATTGAAGGATTTAACCTAGATTTCAACTACAAGGACCTATAAAAGGGGCTCCTAAACCCTAAAAGGGGGATCAACGAATATATATACCTCGACCATAGCATCATGCAGCTGGAACTAGTGTTCCAGACCAAATACGATGTACTTCTGCTCTACTGATCAATAAAACAGTACTTTTGATCTATTCTTCTTAGTTTATTTCACTACTTCTGTTTCCGTAGTATCACAAAGAGTCTTACTTTATTTTGTCCTAGCAGTTTAGCACTAGAAAAAGGGGGATAAACAAGACTCGTTACAATGATCAGAAGTGATCATGAGCAACCCTTGGCCACCATGGTCAACATTAACGTCGACTTATGAAGCAAGCTTGAAGCCTTGCTGAGGCAAATCACTGAGATGAATTCCACCCGAGAAAGTAATAACACCCCCACGGTTAATCTCAAAATCATTTCGGAGGTCCATACCTTGCAAGAAAAGATGGAAGAATACTCCAAGTATATGGAGCAGAGCATACAAAAGCTATCACATCTTGAAGCCGGGAACTTAGTTCTCCGAGAAGAAAATTCAGTCCTCAACACTATGAGAAAGAAACGACGCATGTTTTGAACCCATGTTTGACTTATGTAGCCCATGGACACTCCATATGGAGGAGACAACAAGACTCAACGGGCTCTACTAGCGAATGAAGAACCGGCTGAAAGAACCATTATATAGATCGTATTAACCTGACCAGAGAAGACGAATCCAACACGGATTGGATACATATATTGAGATGTAGGAAGCAGCTGCGGCTAGGATATTGACAGAAATGTCTTACC
The DNA window shown above is from Brassica oleracea var. oleracea cultivar TO1000 chromosome C3, BOL, whole genome shotgun sequence and carries:
- the LOC106336284 gene encoding probable xyloglucan glycosyltransferase 12; this encodes MAPKFEWWAKGNNRKGTPVVVKMENPNNWSMVELESPSEQDFLVEGRREKSRNKNARQLTWVLLLKAHRAAGCLTSLGSALIALGTAVRRRIAAGRTDTEISSSSSPAIAESKPRFLYSCLKVFLLLSLMLLAFETAAYFKGWHFETPKLSLQLQLPYGFFDWVYTHWVLLRVGYLAPPLQFLANACIVLFLIQSLDRLILCLGCFWIRFNKIKPVPKTAISDLETGESGCFLPMVLVQIPMCNEKEVYQQSIAAVCNLDWPKTKILIQVLDDSDDPITQSLIKEEVHKWQKGGARIVYRHRVNREGYKAGNLKSAMNCSYVKDYEFVAIFDADFQPLPDFLKKTIPHFKDNEELGLVQARWSFVNKEENLLTRLQNINLAFHFEVEQQVNSVFLNFFGFNGTAGVWRIKALEDSGGWLERTTVEDMDIAVRAHLHGWKFIFLNDVECICELPESYEAYRKQQHRWHSGPMQLFRLCLPAVIKSKISIGKKFNLIFLFFLLRKLILPFYSFTLFCIILPMTMFVPEAELPAWVVCYIPATMSFLNILPAPKSFPFIVPYLLFENTMSVTKFNAMVSGLFQLGSAYEWVVTKKSGRSSEGDLAALVENEGGKKMKHQRGASAPAPETEAEKKARKKNNKKKKKHNRIYMKELSLAFLLLTAATRSLLSAQGIHFYFLLFQGISFLLVGLDLIGEQVE